A single Inediibacterium massiliense DNA region contains:
- a CDS encoding BMP family lipoprotein, translating to MFKKGCALLLVLLLTMSLFVGCANQAPQEEKEPTDKQTEEALKIGMVTDVGGVHDKAFNQSAWEGLQRAEKELGIDVGYQESKQEADYEDNLERLVEQENNLVWGVGYIMANQVKEAALNYPDIKFGIIDNTYDEIPKNLQPVIFKDQESSFLVGYIAGKMTKTNKVGFIGGVKGDVIDRFQYGYMTGVKYANPDCEVLTQYAGAFDKPAIGRSIAESMYGNGADIIFHASGDTGNGMIEVAKEKNKYAIGVDRDQNKEAPDHVITSAIKRVDNAMFNVAKDLKEGKWSGGETTVYGLSEGGVDIAPTSDKHVPKEILDEVEKLKQKIIDGEIKIPQNEEEYKAMK from the coding sequence ACTTTTAACAATGAGTTTATTTGTAGGTTGTGCAAATCAAGCTCCACAGGAAGAAAAAGAACCTACAGATAAGCAAACAGAGGAAGCTTTAAAAATAGGAATGGTTACAGATGTAGGGGGAGTTCATGATAAAGCATTCAATCAATCTGCTTGGGAAGGATTACAAAGAGCTGAAAAAGAATTGGGAATTGATGTAGGATATCAAGAATCTAAACAAGAGGCAGATTATGAGGATAATTTAGAAAGATTGGTAGAACAAGAAAATAATTTGGTATGGGGTGTTGGCTATATTATGGCAAACCAAGTAAAAGAAGCAGCACTCAATTATCCTGACATAAAATTTGGTATTATTGACAATACATATGATGAAATTCCAAAAAATTTACAACCTGTAATATTTAAAGACCAAGAGTCTTCATTTTTAGTAGGATATATTGCAGGTAAGATGACAAAAACAAATAAAGTAGGTTTTATTGGAGGAGTAAAAGGTGATGTAATTGATCGATTCCAATATGGATATATGACAGGGGTAAAATATGCAAATCCTGATTGTGAAGTATTAACACAATATGCTGGGGCTTTTGATAAACCAGCAATAGGAAGAAGTATTGCAGAATCTATGTATGGAAATGGAGCAGATATTATTTTCCATGCATCAGGGGATACAGGAAATGGAATGATTGAAGTAGCTAAAGAAAAAAATAAATATGCTATTGGAGTAGATAGAGATCAAAATAAAGAAGCTCCAGATCATGTGATTACTTCTGCTATAAAAAGAGTAGACAATGCTATGTTTAATGTGGCTAAAGATTTAAAAGAAGGAAAATGGAGTGGAGGAGAAACCACGGTTTATGGATTATCAGAAGGTGGCGTAGATATTGCTCCTACATCTGACAAACATGTTCCAAAAGAAATTTTAGATGAAGTAGAAAAATTAAAGCAAAAAATTATAGATGGAGAAATAAAAATTCCTCAAAATGAAGAGGAATATAAAGCAATGAAATAG